The segment AGGTGggtacaacaacaacatacccaatgtaatCCCGCAAGTGAGATTCGAGATGGTTAGACTGTACGCAGACCTACACCTACCTTTTGGAGGTAGTGAGTATAAAAGTGAGTGACTACATAAAATACATAGATGGATAGCAGCTTTCCGTTGGATAATCTAATTAACTGTAAGAGATATTTAACTCCATTTTCAATTGCTTCTGCTAGTACCTCTAGTTGAGCAGGTTCTTCCCGTTTTAGAGGAAGTGAATTGTTGTAATTAATGATGGTTGTTACGAAAAAAGTtgtatgaataatataattattgttgCAGAAGATAGCACAGTTCTTACAGAATGGAGGTTAATTTTAGCTTCTCTGATATTAGActtatttacattattttatggAAAGTGGACCTCTGGAATCATCTACTCATGAGTATCTTGACTTGGTTGTTTTTTGGTTAGAGAGCTGGAATGACTGTCCAGGCAGAAAAGTTAAATTTCCTCCGTTTTCTTTCACATTTTCGAGCGGTTCATCGAGGTGCCTCATTTGCTGGTCTTCGTACTACAAGTGTGCGGAAGTTGTTACCTGAGTATGTTGTCTTTTTATCTGAGCTAATtgctttattttcataaaaaaatcactTGAGGTTCCATTCATATTTTCCTGGTCCACCATTTTTCAGATCTTGGGGTTTCCTTTGTCCTGTTCACACACCTGATGGGGAGCCATGTGGGTTGCTTAATCATATGACTGCATCTTGCCGtaagttacattttttttcctttttggtaaTATCAGTTGTATACACCAACCTAAATTTGTGGATGTAATCTTGTTTATACTCTTATTTTCCTTAGCCTTTATCTGTTATGGGATGTCGCTTTTGCTCCCATTGTCcaagaaacattttttttcttggcCAGTTTGAGAAGTGACAGACTGACAGTGTTCCTCATGTTCTGCATTCACtagaaattttcttcttatcaTATTTATTCTGCCATAGGTGAAATTCAGTCACCATTTTTTGGCAAGAGTTTATACAAGCTGGTACTTTCAGGGGTGAAGTTAACCTTAATATCACAAACGTTTATATATTGCTACATTCATTGCTCCAATAGCCTATTATTTGCTGCACATATCTCTGACTCCCTGCATCATATTCACATCACTGATTAAACAACTCATATCACACAGGAAATATGAGGTCCTGTACTATTTGTGGTTCACATTGTGTCTTTGTTATttattagtcaaatattgaatttttgcaCTAATTGcattcatatttatgtttgtaagTCCTAATCCTATTGCCGTTGATTAGTTTTGTTCACTTCATTTATAATACACAGTACAATATTAGCTCCCTTCACTTTAATACAATCATTCTGTTACCAGGCATAACCTCATACTATGATTCAAAGGGCAATGTTAAAGACTTCTTCAAAATGCGGATGTCCATATTGAATGTGCTGATTGCAATTGGAATGACACCATCATCACCAAAGCTTGTGCAAGCTGGTCCTCCTGAATTGCTGTCTGTCCTACTGGATGGTCGTATTGCGGGCTATATACCGTCGGATTTAATTGAAAAGGCTGTTACCCACTTGCGGAGATTGAAATTGTCATCAACATCATCGGTTTGTTTCTGATCGACTTTTTTTAGCCAAAGATCTTTTGTATAGCGACTTATTATGCACCTACTTCACAGTAGATTCCAGTTGATTTGGAGGTTGGATACATCCCTTTGAGCATGAATGGAGCATATCCAGGCCTATATCTGTTCACATCTCCTTCTAGGTTTGTTCGTCCTGTAAGAAACATCTCTGCGCCTGCTGAAGAGGGCAATGATCTTGAACTCATTGGACCCTTTGAACAGGTGGGTTCtgcatttcttgatttttccttttattaattttcatcttctttatcAACAAACATGAACTTGATGAGCTTTTTTACTAATGAGAACCTCCAATATAATGATTGCTAGGTTGTGTATTTGTAATGTGCAGGTGTATATGGAGATAAGCTGCCCGGATGGTGGAGATGGAGGAAGGAAAACCTTATTCCCTGCCACACATCGAGAAATTCATCCAACTAATATTTTGAGTGTTGTTGGCAATCTTACACCTTGGTCTGATCATAATCAGAGTCCACGTAATATGTATCAATGTCAGGTGAAgtgttaaatttgaaataatctcTGGATAATGTTATATAGACTGCTGAGGCTCAATGCATTATTGTATCTCATGTTTCATCTATTGTGCAGATGGGTAAACAAACAATGGGTTTCTCCTCACAAGCATTAAATTGTCGTGCTGATCAAAAGTTATATCACCTTCAGGTTTGTCCTGGTTATTATTTGCAATTCAATTCGTTCATGAGTTAGTTGTTGCCAGCCCCCAAGTTGAGTTCAATGGCATcctattttaaatagtttttaaagTGTGTTGATTCATATTGAGAATTTGGTGCTTGGGCCAAGCACATCTGTGTAGTTTTTCTGGTGGAGGCAGAAAGACAAGAGATGTATGGGATTAGTTAAAGGGATTGAAACATACTGTTTCCGTACAGTAGTTTACAGTGAATAGAAGAATGATGAAAGCATGAATGGATTATGGTGTTGTAGCTATgctatgtattatgttatatttgaaattgatgCTCATGTTCTTGCTGTTTCAGTGACCAAGGATGTTTGCTACAGTgagctgattttttttttatgtgttatgcATCTtggtattatttatttttatcttgtaAAAATGTGTAGCAAGCAAGCATTCAGCTGAAAGATTCTCTGGGACAGTGGGTAAGGTGGATCATCTTTGAATAGGATAGTTTTATGAGACTATCAGTCAGAACATGTGTAACATATTCAATAGAACATTTCTTTATGGTGTTGTTTTTGCTGTTGTGTTGGATTACCTGTGTGTATATCTAGTTCCACGTGCTACTGgttcacatttttttaatttcatttcctTGTAACAGCTGTAATTATTCAGACTTAAGAACTTATGTTGctaatttttttgcttttgagattttattttctcttgtctgatcttttctttttcttcggGAAATTGGATCTTTACAGACTCCTCAAACCCCAATTGTACGCACAAAAGCTTATGAGAAGTATTGTGTTGATGACTATCCATTAGGAACAAATGCAATTGTGGCAGTTTTGGCTTATTCAGGGTAAGAGTTCTGTACGTGccttgtttgattttttatcaGCGGAAACATAAAATACATACCTTCATGTTATGCAGATATGACATGGAAGACGCTATGGTCTTAAATAAATCATCTGTAGATCGTGGTATGTGTCATGGGCATATATACCAGGTATcatttgacattttaaaaagcTTTTTGGACTTCGGTTTTTTGATACAGAAACAACTTTTTTGTtcaaccccccaccccccaaggGAATACAAATACATCTATCGGACtatgatattttcctttttacacTACATTAATGGAGTTTTAAGTTATTGTACCAATGATTTGTCTACGATAAGTTTTCAGAAGGATGATTCTCATCAACTCAAACCTTCTTTGAGACCACACACAACACCATGAACTTTGATGCTTGATGGTCtttttgtttctcttctttAGTTGGAGGGTCGAAGAATGAAAACCAGATCTATCTCTgttctttttcctattttaggTGTTTAGATTCTTATATAATTGATCCCTCCCTTGCTAAACTACTTATCCTACTTTTCTTTGTGGAGGTAGTTTTCTGATCTTTCACGTTGACGTCTTTATTGACCAATATATGATCTTCTGATTTGCAGACAGAAACCATTGACTTGACTGAGCAAAGCGCCAAATCTGATCGTGCTCAGAGATTGTTTAGAAGAAGCAATTTGGATAAGTCGTCTCATCAGCTGATTGATTCTGATGGTCTTCCATACGTGGGACAGGTAAcggaatattttttttcctatttttttggTGAGTCAAGTTGCACCTGAACCAACATGATCATTTGGTTGCAGAGGATTAATCCAAATGAGCCATATTGTAGTATTTACAATGAAATAACCAGTCAGACAACTTGTATGAAGTTGAAGGGTTCGGAGCCTGTTGTTGTTGATTATGTTGCTGTCGATGTGAAAAATAAAGCACATCTGCAGAAGGTGAGCAATTCCTCGATATATTTGACTATTAAAAGATACATCTCTGTTCTTTTACTGGGTTTCTAATTCACTTTGCTGTTGTTATCCTCTTTGTTGAGGATATATTAGTTGGTGTAGTTCTTTCATCTTTTGCTTTCTATTTCTCTTGAACTCAATGTCAACTTTTATTTAGCATAGATGACTGAGTATCATTGCCTGACTTCGTATCATTGCCTGGTCAATATATCTCTTTATTTCATTGAATCAAGGTAAGTTGATGTTTTCTTGGGTATTCATGTTCTTCAGGGGGTTTTGGTACTATTTACTGTCTTTTCTGTCTTCTAAAGTATTGGATGCTTCCTTTGATGCTGCACTTGTAGATTTATTGTGCTTATCAAATGTTGCAACTATCGTtacttatcattttatttttttttgtcgttgtaataacaaaaattttgGTAGTTCGTGATGGAAAATCCTCTCTTAGCTACAAATTTACTCTGGTGTTCATGACCTtgaaaaacttcaaatttatcAACTTATTTGCATTTGTTTTGGGCAGGCGAATATACGTTTTAGGCGCTCCAGGAATCCTGTAATTGGTGATAAATTTAGCAGCCGACATGGGCAAAAGGGTGTTTGCTCTCAATTATGGCCTGATGTTGATATGCCCTTCTCAGCAGTTACAGGCATGAGGCCAGATCTTATTATTAATCCTCATGCTTTCCCTTCAAGGATGACAATTGCTATGCTGTTGGAGTCGATTGCTGCTAAGGTCTGTTTTCTCTTCTGCCGCGTATggtgttatttattttaagcaAAAGTATTTTGGTTAAGAGATTGTAGCTCTCCAGACAATAATATATTCAAGTAGTTTTTGTGGTagtttatatttgtttattggGTGATGGCTTCATATGCTGAAGATATCTCTCGCTTATGGAATCTATGGTTCATCTAGCTTGACATGGATGATCAcaagaatttatatatatgctaTCTTCGAGCAGGGGGGTGCTTTACATGGGAAGTTTGTTGATGCAACGCCGTTCTCTAACACAATGAAGGAATCAGAATCGGAATCCAGTTCACTTGTGGATGACCTTGGTTCCATGTTAGCGGTTTGTGGCTTCAATCACCATGGTACGGAAGTACTATATAGTGGAGTATATGGGACAGAACTGACTTGTCGAATATTTATTGGACCTGTTTATTATCAGCGTCTGCGACACATGGTTTCTGATAAATTTCAGGTTAGTATCACCTAGATATTAGAGTGAATGATCCTGTCTATTCTTCCTGCCCGCTTTGACCATTTAAGCTGATTTATGTTTTCATCTCGTGTAGCAAACATCGACTGTTTGATGAATAACTGTTTACATAACCACCTCCTGTGCTCAACTCTGATGTGAActgttaagttttaaaaattggaaGCTAAAACTAGAAAAGAACACAATGTTTGTGCTTATCATTGACTTCCAAATGAAACCAAGATCAAGAAATTCTTCCTCTACCTAGTTTTCCTTCCTgcttgaataattaatttattacagTATTTATCCTATGCATTTTGGGCTGACAGATTTCATGTTAATGGGTCTCTTTTTTCCCATTTAACCCCACCCACCCCCAAAAAGGAAACAGATTCAGTTCGATAATTGAACTTCCAAGTATTACTTTATATATCCTTATTCCTTGTCAGGTTAAATTCGGTACTTAAGTTGGCTTCTATTGCTGTACAGGTCCGTTCTACTGGACAGGTAGACCATATCACTCGGCAGCCTATCAAGGGGAGAAAGCGTGGTGGAGGTGTCCGCTTTGGTGAAATGGAACGAGATTCACTCCTTGCTCATGGAGCATCATATTTGCTGCATGATAGACTCCATACAAGCTCAGATCATCACATTGCAGATGTGTGCTCTGAATGTGGAAGTGTCCTAACATCATCTGTTATTCAGCCGCCAAAACGAGCAGTGCAAGCAATTCTGAAACAGCTACCTGCTAGAGAACCCAAAAAGGTTACTTGTGTCGCTTGTcgttcaagtaaaggaatggaGACTGTTGCTATGCCTTATGTGTTTAAATATTTAGCGGCTGAACTGGCAGCCATGAACATCAAGATGACCCTCAAACTAAGTAATGAGGCTGGAGCTTGATACACATTTCTGGCGGTTGGAATATTCTAATGTCTAGATGCAAGCTGGGAGCTTGATTACCATTTCATCTGTACCTGTAGTTTCTCAATGTGCAACATGTCCAAAAAGGTGTTTGCAGCATCAGATAACTGGATTCTGGCAACAGTGATTTGGTTTTATAATTTGAAGGCCAGTTTCCTAGTGGGCTACTGAGAAAGAGAGTGTGCTGCAAACAAGACCTGCTGCTTTTCATCTCATAATGCAGGAGGGATCAAAATATAGAGTTGTCTCATCAGTAAGAAACCCGCGTTGTACAGGTTTGCTGTCTGGCTCAAGAGGTGCAGCAGCACTTTCCCTTGCGATGATGGCCCTGTGAAGTGTAGACTAAAATATAAACAGTGTTTTATACTTTATTTGTTATAGCTTTTTGTACATTGTGGGGATATATGGTATCATGGTTGAGGCTCTATTGAAGCCAAGGTTCTTGTTCATCCCAGTATACTTCTAATTCACTTTCATGAGATTAATTATTTTGGCCATACagtaatttttaatgtatttaaattaaagGATTTCTTCTAACCTGATGTAGTGATCAAAAGCTAAATCAAGAGTAAATTCATATATTGTCTTGGAATTTTACATAAACTGCAACTTATAAAAAGGATTAACCATGAAAATGATTATTATGAAATACAGACtggaaaaataaaagtagagcTCTGGACTTTGAGCCTCTTGCATCATAGCATGCTATCTGTTCTGGCTGGTAATCTCTTGAAGAAGTTGCTGGGAACAGAAGGCATCTTGCTTCTGAACCTGGGGTGCCTCAACATATATAACCCAGCAACTAAAGCCACCACTCTGAAGGGAGTCACATAAAGCATAACTGCAGCGAAAAGACTGAACATGATAAACAAGCTTGTTGCTCTTGGATCTCTCCAGCTTAGCACCCCCTGCAGCCTCTCTCCTTGTGTTGCTATGTCACCGACCACGGTCTGAATCCTCCCAGCAACACTTCTCAGCCTATCGTACCTCATTCGAACAATGTCGTGGGGTCTAGACGTTGGAAACGTGTCGAATTCTTCATCAAGCTCATCAGGGTGAGCTGTTTCAGCCCATGAAAGCTTAGTGTCCATGTGAGGAGGGTGCCTTGGCCGGAATCGATAGTTCCACAGTCCAATGAGGAACATATAGAGAAACAGAGTTGGAAGAATCAACTCCGGATACCAGATCAGTATCAGGAAGAGGATGTGAACCAAGACTGAGGTGACTGGATTTTTCCAGTGACATATATCACCAAACCATCGATTAACAGAGATTAAGCCTGAAAGAAGTGACATGATCCTAAAGAAATTAGCCTTGCTTCTTCTCATACTCCACATGTGGGAATCCACATCTAGCATGTACTCTACAACTTCTTTCCTGAGTGGTGgttcagctctagccagtctaACAGCAACAATGCTCATAGCTTGGTACCTCAAGTTGTCTACTTGGTTGACAGTAAAGGGATGAAGGTAGTGCATTTTGGGAAGCAAAGGGTGGCCATAAGTATGTATCATGTTGGCTAAAGAGAGGCTTGTGAATCTTACTGCCAATTGGAGTTCCCCCATTTTCTTAACCCCTGATGGGTGCAGAACAAGAAGGGGATAAGAGTGAGTGTAAATTCGATGAGATTCTAACGTTGATAATCTGATACGTACCTTCCCTATGCGTGAGTCTCGTGCTGCTCCAGTCCCTTGCTTCTCAACCCCCAAATGACAGTTATCAAAGACACCCAATGTGATAACTGTGGAAGGATCATAAACTTCCCAAGTGTATTGCTCATTCCATTTGGGGCTGAAAGTGTCGAGAATGGTTCTTGTCCTTACCCATTTCTGACCATATTTAGCCACACAATAGGCATCTGTGCTTCCTCTGCTGTCCTTCATCTTCATCGGAAGAAGTCCTTCTGCACCTAATATGCCAACTTCCAATATTCCCACCGGTGGTTTCCACAGCTGTCGTGCTGTTGGCCTTTGATCACTTATGTACATGGTTGATTCATCCAGCACGTGATATCCCCCTTCAAGGCATACTCTGAGGTGAACTCTGCTTGAAAACTTGAGCTCTTTCCTCCTGTCAACTTCCAAGGAACCAAAACCAAACTTCTCAAGGTTGAACCAGCGAGAATGGACCGGCCTGTGATCAAGCCTCTTCTCGAATGTGTTGAGTGGGAAACTTATCTTTCCAAGAATCTCATCTTTCATTGGGTGAACACGGTCCTCAATGCTGAGGACTAGCTGCTCCTCAAAAGGCTCAGCAGCTACAAAAACCAAATCCTCATTCCACATTGGATTTGCTGTTCGAGCAGGGCATATATCGGTTTTGAGAACCTGATTTCCCACCTGAGCTTTCACAAAAATTTCAGGGAGACGGCTCTGGTCATTTGGGATGATGTCTTGAGCTTCAATAACATTTACTCTCACGTACCAAAGTTTTGGAGAGACATAAACTTTGGACCTGACGCTCATTACCCCCTCTCCATGAACAAAGGCAGCATCGGCATGCCAGGCATCTGAAAATGCTTCATCTGCTTGTGTTCCCATCCAAACAGCAAGCATGATCTCCCCtcttatttttccttctccTCGTTGATCCTCCAGTCTGTACCATTGAGGAGCCAGGGGACTATCAGGAGGAACTCTTGTTGGGACCTCATTCAAGTCAAAAACCACCTTTCCAAGATTATCATCTCTTCCCATCATATCTTTATCCTTCACATAAACTTCAAGAACTGAAGACTGAATTCGATCTTTAGAGAAAGCAAATACCTGGTTCCATTCTGCATTCATTTTCTTATCAAAATGCTTTGTCCGTCCTTTGTAATTCCCCATCTTCACCTCCACATATGGGTCACAGCTACCGGTGAGTACACTTGGTTGAAGATCTTTGGACTTAACCACTCGAACATAAAGATAAAACATCTGCTCCACAAGGTCGTATGTGCTTGCATGTCTATCACTGTTCATCCATCCTCTTCCTCCGTAACCTCCAACACGTGGCCATTGCTCCCCAAGCTGAGGATTCGTGTCCTTCAGCTCATAGTCATCTTTAGGGTGGTTATGCATAGCTCGGGATTGGGCTACTTGATACTGCATTGGCGGTTGGACACCTGGCTGGCCATGAATAGCTCGGGGGTGGTCTACTTGATGATGGATTGGCAGTTGGACACCTTGGTGGCTAGGAATAGCTCGGGGGTGGTCTACCCCATGCTGCATTGTCGGTTGGAAACCTGGTCTCTTCCTTATTGATATGACTGGTTGCTGCATAGCTTGATGCTTGAATACAAATTGAGATGTTTCTTCAATGTGCTCAACTGATTCTGTGTCCTGCTCACTTGGAGTAAGATGACCAGTTTTTTCTACTACAGCAAAGCTTGAAGACTGATCAGCACCAGAAATTGCAGTGTTTTCAGTGTTTTGTACTTCTGAACTGTTACTATCTTTAGGAGTATCAAGAGTAGAAACTTCAGAAGCAGGAAGTGAAGGTGGTGGATTATCTAACTGTTCTGGATTTTCGATGGACGGGATATTTGAAGGACTAGGAGATTTTTTAGGATATAAATTTGGATCAGATGgtgatgaaatatatattttgaggCCAATCTCTCCTTTAACAAATGAGGAAAACCATTTCTTTTCAAGTTGGAATCTTTGATAAACTTCTTCCCCTTTCTTGACTATATTTGAGCAAGGAATTCTCACCCTTCCAAGAAAGTTTCTCCCTGGAATAGGCCTTCTCTCATGATACACAGAAACATCAATGTATTTGTATCGATGATTCTTTATATCGTCAAGATGGAAAATGAGTTTATGGTTCCAAGTGGGGTTGAGATTTTTTGGGACAGTTCTAGTTTTGCTAAGTTGGTTTTCAAAATCAACTTCTACAAATGCACTTACTGATCCTTCACCATCTTTTGGCATAAGATCATAAGCATCTATTACTTCTACTATTAACTTCATATCTCCCTCCctttttgttcttgtttttcGCCACCAACAAATAACTCTTCTCAAGATATCTCAAGACTCAAGTCTCAAGCAACCAGATTCTAATATTTAACAAAGATAGTTCATAGTAGTAAGTTAAAGGATTGAAGTAAACAACTTTGTATTTGTTGTTTTTAAGTGTAGTATCAAGGTGCATTCTACAAGAAAAGAATGATTTGATGAAGAAGCTGTTTAATAGTTCTAGAAAAATATTCTATGAAATAGAAATAGAGTGaaaggaataattttttttttggcaaagtAGAAAACAAACTAAACAGTACAATGTGATATATgcagagaaaagaagaggaaaatgagaaaaatatagaaGAAGAATGTATTTGTTAATGTCTGCTTGAACATGAAGCAGTACACGTTCGTTTAACTTATATGTACCGACAATATTATGTACATCATCACGTTAACATGACCTACAATAACATGTAATAACTGTCGATATGATATGAGCCTATTGTATTATAATGATCGCGTAAAAATTGTTCAATGAAATCTTTGCTAAAAGTGAATGCTGATACTCTTCTAATGGTGTCAAATATACACTTTTGAATTAAGATATTCTCTTGCTGGTTAATTTGTTCCACACTTCATGCTCTTTTAGCTTTTATTAGTTACTTTAAGCTAGAAATTGAGAACATTCTAGATGTAGATccaatgttttttcttttcttagttTTACATTCTTGCTTTTAAGTCTTAATTTCCTTTATAATTGATATGATTACCTCGGCTGGAGTAAATTTAAACGCTTTTAGGCAAGAACTATGGTTATCCTTAAAAATATACTATCAAATCGTTTTAAAGATGGACAAACCCtcttcaatattttaatatgcaTTGATAGGACGGAATTCTTTTGAGACTGATAGTGTATATAGGTTAATCTCGCAATAATCaataaaacgagaaaaagattttttttttttaaaaaaaaagaggagagaagttaaaaaaggggaaaaagagAATAAAGTGAAAATGCCTTACTTGGATCTTGTGATCTTTTAAGGCATTCCATTCTTGTTAGTAGAGCATGAAGAGAAGCATGTGATGTCAAACACTCAAACTCAAGCCAAAAAATTAAGGCTAAAGCAAGACACTTAAAATTCCCAAAGATAGCCTTTTAAGGctttattcttttcttaattaCTTCCATAATTACTTCCCTTACTTTGGACTAGAAAAAAAgtttgcattttctttaaagaATTATTTCAATAATCATATAGAGGATTATAATTTGATGGGTTTGATTTGTGATAATAATGTATAACTAGAACATGTGATTGTTCCCTCTAgttaaactgaaaaaaaaaattatgtgatagattaaaaaaaataatttttagcgataattaatgttttaattttttagaggTTATTGACACTTTTTTGTAAACTAGTTCTCGAACACGTgtatttcatatcattttaaACTACACGAACACACAGTCAACTATGAACCTGTGTGCTCCAAGCATAGTCCATGTCCAcatttcaaagttcaaatatGCAAAGGCATTCACAGATCAACTTGTAtcagaatttgaattttattgcaACAGAAGCTTTTCATAAATAGATATTATACTAAAAGAAGTGAATATGCTGCTATTTTAGCAATAATACAAAAGGTGTTGGTCAATATTTGTAGCTAAATCAATTATATTGGAATAGATTTATCTGAAGTAAGACTCTTTTTGGACGAGAAATCTAACCAAAGAAGGCAAATGGAATAATTGGACAAACCCACCTTATGATACACTTTATAGAGTATTTAACGAATGTGAAAAGATTAATcagaataaatattattgagaAGATTAAACTATGTCCaaccaataaaacaaagaaattttatacattaaaatatgaatgaaaatgtaaaaagaagttgggagatgaaagaaaaaaaatttaatgagtgaaataaattttagagtTCCTACACACAAGAATTGTaggaaataataaattaaagtttttcttagaaaagttaaatttatacaacaaaattatggaaacATGAAAAGACACATGGAAAATTGAAAGGTcaaatactattaaaataaatataaaaaaagatagagatgaaatttaactttaatctactttaatttcttgtctttaaggaataattactcatttgtatttttttaaaatttgtgtgaaaaaatttgaaaggtcaagattttgaatgaaaattataaaagttttaatttagtagaggggcaaaatggtaattcaactttttattttggagcttcccacttataataatatatatgatgttcttaaaatttataatgacaTAAAACTTAATGATAATTAACGATTGTTAACGTGCTCGCTCaaaagtttttttgttttttttttacaaagaaaaaaatattttttggggctaaaattttataacaaaatctaattaatttgtTTGACCTTGCTAGATCTagttcattttttcataaatattttaaatgatcgAATTTAATATTGACAAGTACAAACGGTCAAATTATTCCTCTTAAATTattagaattcaaaatttttattaaaataatactatttttatGCGCATAACAGGAATTACATCACCACCCATTCATCCCATGGAGAATTAGTGTGGAGCTCATAAGTCATAATATATTACTttatcaaatatgatttttaacgGTAATTAGTTAACGATAATAATTTTATTGCTGCTAAATATGTTTAACTGTTTTATAAAATATCTCTAAAGTCTGTATCAACATTAATTTAATTGTGATTAACTATGTTC is part of the Solanum lycopersicum chromosome 1, SLM_r2.1 genome and harbors:
- the LOC101261746 gene encoding DNA-directed RNA polymerase I subunit 2 isoform X1 — translated: MGEEKPKSDGSKAMSRPHLVAEKDYSALKELFSHHIESFDYMVDNGLETMLLNIKPIEIVDSFSSLKLRIWFGKPELFPPQKERASKAMHDALYPFECRQAKISYSGKFLVDICFQYGDGAVIREKFNFGQFPIMLKSKLCHLRGADDSKKLVAYKEEPSEMGGYFILKGLERVIRLIILPKRNYPTSMARNSFRDRREGYSDKAVVIRCVREDQSAVSLKLYYLNNGSARLGFWIQGREYLLPVGIILKALVDTTDHEIYVNLTCCYNEECDRVKGSVGTQLVGERAKIILDEVQALSLFTRAQCLRHIGEHFQPVVIGMQNDSYKTVADAVLRDYIFVHLDNNHDKFNLLIFMLQKLFSLIDQTSVLDNPDSLQNQEVLLPGHLITIYLKEKLQDWLLKLQRSLQEETDGEKKKFELSSLTDVKKAIEKNAPKQIGLTIESMLKTGRLATQSGLDLQQRAGMTVQAEKLNFLRFLSHFRAVHRGASFAGLRTTSVRKLLPESWGFLCPVHTPDGEPCGLLNHMTASCRITSYYDSKGNVKDFFKMRMSILNVLIAIGMTPSSPKLVQAGPPELLSVLLDGRIAGYIPSDLIEKAVTHLRRLKLSSTSSIPVDLEVGYIPLSMNGAYPGLYLFTSPSRFVRPVRNISAPAEEGNDLELIGPFEQVYMEISCPDGGDGGRKTLFPATHREIHPTNILSVVGNLTPWSDHNQSPRNMYQCQMGKQTMGFSSQALNCRADQKLYHLQTPQTPIVRTKAYEKYCVDDYPLGTNAIVAVLAYSGYDMEDAMVLNKSSVDRGMCHGHIYQTETIDLTEQSAKSDRAQRLFRRSNLDKSSHQLIDSDGLPYVGQRINPNEPYCSIYNEITSQTTCMKLKGSEPVVVDYVAVDVKNKAHLQKANIRFRRSRNPVIGDKFSSRHGQKGVCSQLWPDVDMPFSAVTGMRPDLIINPHAFPSRMTIAMLLESIAAKGGALHGKFVDATPFSNTMKESESESSSLVDDLGSMLAVCGFNHHGTEVLYSGVYGTELTCRIFIGPVYYQRLRHMVSDKFQVRSTGQVDHITRQPIKGRKRGGGVRFGEMERDSLLAHGASYLLHDRLHTSSDHHIADVCSECGSVLTSSVIQPPKRAVQAILKQLPAREPKKVTCVACRSSKGMETVAMPYVFKYLAAELAAMNIKMTLKLSNEAGA
- the LOC101261746 gene encoding DNA-directed RNA polymerase I subunit 2 isoform X2 — translated: MHSIGSAFVLRWEQIRFAEPEFSRALVDTTDHEIYVNLTCCYNEECDRVKGSVGTQLVGERAKIILDEVQALSLFTRAQCLRHIGEHFQPVVIGMQNDSYKTVADAVLRDYIFVHLDNNHDKFNLLIFMLQKLFSLIDQTSVLDNPDSLQNQEVLLPGHLITIYLKEKLQDWLLKLQRSLQEETDGEKKKFELSSLTDVKKAIEKNAPKQIGLTIESMLKTGRLATQSGLDLQQRAGMTVQAEKLNFLRFLSHFRAVHRGASFAGLRTTSVRKLLPESWGFLCPVHTPDGEPCGLLNHMTASCRITSYYDSKGNVKDFFKMRMSILNVLIAIGMTPSSPKLVQAGPPELLSVLLDGRIAGYIPSDLIEKAVTHLRRLKLSSTSSIPVDLEVGYIPLSMNGAYPGLYLFTSPSRFVRPVRNISAPAEEGNDLELIGPFEQVYMEISCPDGGDGGRKTLFPATHREIHPTNILSVVGNLTPWSDHNQSPRNMYQCQMGKQTMGFSSQALNCRADQKLYHLQTPQTPIVRTKAYEKYCVDDYPLGTNAIVAVLAYSGYDMEDAMVLNKSSVDRGMCHGHIYQTETIDLTEQSAKSDRAQRLFRRSNLDKSSHQLIDSDGLPYVGQRINPNEPYCSIYNEITSQTTCMKLKGSEPVVVDYVAVDVKNKAHLQKANIRFRRSRNPVIGDKFSSRHGQKGVCSQLWPDVDMPFSAVTGMRPDLIINPHAFPSRMTIAMLLESIAAKGGALHGKFVDATPFSNTMKESESESSSLVDDLGSMLAVCGFNHHGTEVLYSGVYGTELTCRIFIGPVYYQRLRHMVSDKFQVRSTGQVDHITRQPIKGRKRGGGVRFGEMERDSLLAHGASYLLHDRLHTSSDHHIADVCSECGSVLTSSVIQPPKRAVQAILKQLPAREPKKVTCVACRSSKGMETVAMPYVFKYLAAELAAMNIKMTLKLSNEAGA